In Streptomyces canus, one DNA window encodes the following:
- a CDS encoding golvesin C-terminal-like domain-containing protein, giving the protein MSVLALALVAPLASAALTSPSDPTTPTPGDRVTDTSQLPSGWQKSGDRIVTYDGDGTGLHVLVADAADAYTWHTAATLSEPGIDTDQWIGQTCVTGSGDRAVVVYAPRQAVNDQQGFQQGAFAAVVDLADGTVTKLPELVSLAYFNPGCGDGEQAVLTRPEGDGTQLLTVDARKGELVRQQTVAGQLTSAVPFGNKIAAARGDSVVSVDAKGATSTLARTDGTPFRLVPDAHSGLAYQVPAGKKVQVRRVTSAGSDRLLGSGALGALAVHGNGGRVFVTGKDAEDAVSALPKSWQTLDVPASAEVSTTGDLALTSVGNGTEAAGGRKAAADIAQAVGIDAVLPGSDTSVGFRVKPRVPKGTQGDEQSPALTDGIHTNSITPGDDDPSTSTTDPDRACAVTRNDPKLQSLQPSTAQAEWATDLAVQGKLDVRRRSGWNGSELPSYTPQGLFPSTALKGGGRVPAQIMLGVLSQESNLLQASSRAAAGESSNFIQGGYYGNAGSVHTVNWAAADCGYGISQVTSGMATADTTYTAEQQQAITVDYAANIAAGLQILQDKWNQLYDKGLLVNGGDPQYLENWWLALWAYNSGFNLPSSTDATAPWGLGWFNNPANGLYPADRKMFLSSGYDDARNPNLWSYPERVLGWAAYSQQKTDPATGATVRAFTVGDWPTGNAPDAQPPHDTFCKPTLNDCDITKPRKVEGSTQPEGPCQRDDFKCWWNQPVSWTDCTATCGTEVLKYQATDPEPTVAAPHPAACASTLPANALIVDDVPNTVKFRVGGANPCAGEKNWTSRGTLKFTFGSAQQNGATVYPSKIDFHQLGAGFGGHFWLTHTRVPSYTDSVVTGTWTPDRKIGGWAEVMVHLPDHEANTPSATYRIDVGDGTVVEKTISQDTGGKNTWVSLGSYEFKGTPSVSLTSATADGTGDASIAWDALAFVPTDTPSPSPSAQK; this is encoded by the coding sequence ATGTCCGTACTGGCATTGGCCCTCGTCGCCCCTCTCGCCTCCGCGGCCCTGACCAGCCCCTCCGACCCGACCACCCCGACACCGGGGGACCGTGTCACCGACACCTCCCAACTGCCGTCCGGCTGGCAGAAGTCCGGCGACCGGATCGTCACCTACGACGGTGACGGCACCGGACTGCACGTCCTGGTCGCCGACGCGGCCGACGCCTACACGTGGCACACCGCGGCCACCCTGTCCGAGCCGGGCATCGACACCGACCAGTGGATCGGCCAGACCTGTGTGACCGGGTCCGGCGACCGTGCCGTCGTGGTCTACGCGCCCCGGCAGGCCGTCAACGACCAACAGGGCTTCCAGCAGGGAGCGTTCGCGGCCGTGGTCGATCTGGCCGACGGCACCGTGACCAAGCTGCCCGAGCTGGTCTCCCTCGCCTACTTCAACCCCGGCTGCGGCGACGGCGAACAGGCCGTCCTCACCCGCCCCGAGGGCGACGGCACGCAACTGCTCACCGTCGACGCCCGGAAGGGAGAGCTGGTCCGGCAGCAGACCGTCGCCGGTCAGCTCACCTCCGCCGTGCCCTTCGGGAACAAGATCGCGGCCGCCCGGGGCGACTCCGTGGTCTCGGTGGACGCCAAGGGTGCGACCAGCACCCTGGCCAGGACGGACGGCACGCCGTTCCGGCTGGTGCCGGACGCACACAGCGGGCTCGCCTACCAGGTCCCGGCCGGGAAGAAGGTGCAGGTCCGCCGGGTCACCTCGGCGGGCTCCGACAGGCTCCTCGGCTCCGGCGCGCTCGGCGCCCTCGCGGTGCACGGCAACGGCGGCCGGGTCTTCGTGACCGGCAAGGACGCCGAGGACGCCGTGTCGGCCCTGCCGAAGAGCTGGCAGACGCTGGACGTGCCGGCCTCCGCCGAGGTCTCCACCACCGGCGACCTCGCGCTGACCTCCGTCGGCAACGGCACCGAGGCGGCCGGCGGCAGGAAGGCCGCCGCGGACATCGCCCAGGCGGTCGGCATCGACGCGGTGCTGCCCGGCTCCGACACCAGCGTCGGCTTCCGTGTGAAGCCCAGGGTGCCGAAGGGGACTCAGGGCGACGAGCAGTCCCCGGCGCTGACGGACGGGATCCACACCAACAGCATCACCCCCGGCGACGACGACCCGTCGACCTCCACCACCGACCCCGACCGCGCCTGCGCCGTCACCCGCAACGACCCGAAGCTCCAGTCGCTCCAGCCCTCGACCGCGCAGGCCGAGTGGGCGACGGACCTCGCCGTGCAGGGCAAGCTCGACGTGCGGCGCCGCAGCGGCTGGAACGGCAGCGAACTCCCCTCGTACACCCCGCAGGGCCTGTTCCCGTCCACCGCGCTCAAGGGCGGCGGCCGGGTGCCCGCGCAGATCATGCTCGGGGTGCTCTCCCAGGAGTCCAACCTGCTCCAGGCCAGTTCCCGGGCGGCCGCGGGTGAGAGCAGCAACTTCATCCAGGGCGGCTACTACGGCAACGCCGGCAGCGTCCACACCGTCAACTGGGCTGCCGCCGACTGCGGTTACGGCATCTCCCAGGTGACCAGCGGCATGGCCACGGCGGACACCACCTACACCGCCGAGCAGCAGCAGGCGATCACCGTGGACTACGCGGCCAACATCGCCGCGGGGCTCCAGATCCTCCAGGACAAGTGGAACCAGCTGTACGACAAGGGTCTGCTCGTCAACGGCGGCGACCCGCAGTACCTGGAGAACTGGTGGCTCGCGCTGTGGGCCTACAACAGCGGCTTCAACCTGCCCAGTTCGACCGACGCCACCGCCCCCTGGGGCCTGGGCTGGTTCAACAACCCGGCCAACGGCCTCTACCCGGCCGACCGGAAGATGTTCCTGTCGTCCGGCTACGACGACGCCCGCAACCCCAACCTGTGGTCGTACCCGGAGCGGGTGCTCGGCTGGGCGGCCTACTCCCAGCAGAAGACCGACCCGGCGACCGGGGCGACCGTCAGGGCGTTCACCGTCGGCGACTGGCCCACCGGCAACGCGCCCGACGCCCAGCCGCCGCACGACACGTTCTGCAAGCCCACGCTCAACGACTGCGACATCACCAAGCCGCGCAAGGTCGAGGGGTCGACCCAGCCCGAGGGGCCCTGCCAGCGGGACGACTTCAAGTGCTGGTGGAACCAGCCGGTGAGCTGGACGGACTGCACGGCCACCTGCGGCACCGAGGTGCTGAAGTACCAGGCGACCGACCCCGAGCCGACGGTCGCGGCCCCGCACCCGGCGGCCTGCGCGTCCACGCTCCCGGCGAACGCGCTGATCGTGGACGACGTGCCGAACACGGTGAAGTTCCGGGTAGGTGGCGCCAACCCCTGTGCGGGCGAGAAGAACTGGACCAGCCGGGGGACGCTGAAGTTCACCTTCGGGTCGGCGCAGCAGAACGGCGCGACCGTCTATCCCTCGAAGATCGACTTCCATCAGCTGGGCGCGGGCTTCGGCGGGCACTTCTGGCTCACCCACACCCGGGTGCCGAGCTATACCGACTCGGTCGTCACCGGCACCTGGACGCCGGACCGGAAGATCGGCGGCTGGGCGGAGGTCATGGTGCACCTGCCCGACCACGAGGCCAACACCCCGTCGGCGACGTATCGCATCGACGTCGGTGACGGCACGGTCGTGGAGAAGACGATCTCCCAGGACACCGGCGGCAAGAACACCTGGGTCTCCCTGGGCTCCTACGAGTTCAAGGGCACCCCGAGCGTGTCACTGACCTCGGCCACGGCGGACGGCACCGGCGACGCCTCGATCGCCTGGGACGCGCTGGCATTCGTCCCGACGGACACGCCGTCCCCGTCCCCGTCCGCACAGAAGTAA
- a CDS encoding phosphoribosylanthranilate isomerase: protein MTLFVKICGLRTEQDVDTAVEAGADAIGFVFSDSPRRIDPATAARLAARVPESVVTVGVFRREPLEYVRSVAAESGIGAVQLHGPEDRDYYAELASGGWTLIRAAAFGDSVPRCGELGEDMLLLDAPVPGSGIAWDWSRKQGAGAGEKWLLAGGLTPENVREAVDVTRPWGVDVSSGVEASRGVKDPTLITAFVEAARAGAHTTG from the coding sequence ATGACGCTCTTCGTGAAGATCTGCGGCCTGAGGACCGAGCAGGACGTCGACACGGCAGTCGAGGCCGGCGCCGACGCCATCGGGTTCGTCTTCTCCGACAGCCCGCGCCGCATCGACCCCGCGACGGCGGCGCGGCTGGCCGCCAGGGTCCCTGAGAGCGTTGTGACGGTGGGGGTGTTCCGCCGCGAACCTCTCGAGTACGTACGGTCCGTGGCCGCGGAGTCGGGCATCGGGGCCGTCCAGCTGCACGGACCCGAGGACCGCGACTACTACGCCGAACTCGCGTCCGGCGGCTGGACCCTGATCCGCGCGGCCGCCTTCGGCGACTCGGTGCCGCGCTGCGGGGAACTGGGCGAGGACATGCTGCTGCTCGACGCCCCGGTGCCGGGGTCCGGCATCGCCTGGGACTGGTCGCGCAAGCAGGGGGCCGGGGCCGGGGAGAAGTGGCTCCTGGCCGGGGGCCTCACGCCGGAGAACGTCCGGGAGGCCGTCGACGTCACCCGCCCCTGGGGCGTCGACGTCTCCAGCGGCGTGGAGGCAAGCCGGGGCGTCAAGGACCCGACCCTGATCACCGCCTTCGTCGAGGCCGCCCGGGCCGGGGCCCACACCACGGGGTGA
- a CDS encoding carbohydrate-binding protein — MHLRPVITSVGLIAGTLVALSGTTAQAATTRYEAETAPATCTGAVETEYAGYSGSGFCNGTNATGAYAQFTVSAPASGTATLSVRFANGTTTARPADIIVNGSTVSSASFESTGTWTGWTTKTLSVPVNAGSNTVRLNPTSANGLPNVDYLDAETSGTTTPPSSSALYVSPSGTDGAAGTVTAPTTLTSAISRISAGGTIYMRGGTYAYSSTVTIPAGSNGTSSARTTLSAYPGETPVLNFSAQSESSTNRGIQLNANYWKIYGLVVERAGDNGIYVGGSNNVVERTVTRFNRDTGLQLGRIASSTPASQWPANNLILSAESHDNADSDGEDADGFAAKLTTGTGNVFRYAVSHNNIDDGWDLYTKTDTGAIGPVTIEYSLSYGNGTLSDGSQAGNGDRNGYKLGGDDIAVNHVVQHSVAYGNGHHGFTYNSNPGSMTITSNVSVANTERNFNFETGTSVFRGNTSCNSGGNDRYAGDADGSNQFWSGTNGSRCSTYAGALGWSFASNGSLVVTFGGKQVTL, encoded by the coding sequence ATGCACCTGAGACCAGTCATCACATCCGTCGGCCTCATCGCCGGCACGCTCGTCGCACTGTCCGGCACCACAGCCCAGGCCGCCACCACCCGCTACGAGGCCGAGACGGCGCCCGCCACCTGCACCGGAGCCGTCGAGACCGAGTACGCCGGCTACTCCGGCAGCGGATTCTGCAACGGCACCAACGCCACCGGCGCCTACGCCCAGTTCACCGTGTCCGCACCCGCATCGGGCACGGCGACCCTGAGCGTCCGCTTCGCCAACGGCACCACCACCGCCCGCCCCGCGGACATCATCGTGAACGGCTCGACGGTCTCGTCGGCGTCCTTCGAGTCCACCGGCACCTGGACCGGCTGGACCACGAAGACACTCTCCGTCCCGGTGAACGCGGGCAGCAACACCGTCCGGCTGAACCCGACCAGCGCGAACGGCCTGCCCAACGTCGACTACCTGGACGCCGAGACGTCCGGCACGACGACCCCGCCGTCGAGCAGCGCCCTGTACGTGTCACCGAGCGGCACCGACGGCGCGGCCGGCACGGTGACCGCCCCGACCACCCTCACCTCGGCGATCAGCCGCATCTCCGCCGGCGGCACGATCTACATGCGCGGCGGGACGTACGCCTACTCCTCGACGGTGACCATCCCGGCCGGCAGCAACGGCACCTCGTCCGCACGCACCACGCTCTCCGCCTACCCTGGCGAGACTCCGGTGCTCAACTTCTCCGCGCAGAGCGAGAGTTCGACCAACCGCGGGATCCAGCTCAACGCGAACTACTGGAAGATCTACGGCCTCGTCGTCGAACGCGCCGGGGACAACGGCATCTACGTCGGCGGCAGCAACAACGTCGTCGAGCGCACGGTGACCCGCTTCAACCGTGACACCGGGCTCCAGCTGGGCCGGATCGCCTCCTCCACCCCGGCGAGCCAGTGGCCCGCCAACAACCTGATCCTGAGCGCCGAGTCCCACGACAACGCCGACTCCGACGGCGAGGACGCCGACGGCTTCGCCGCGAAGCTCACCACCGGCACCGGGAACGTGTTCCGGTACGCCGTCTCGCACAACAACATCGACGACGGCTGGGACCTCTACACCAAGACCGACACCGGTGCGATCGGCCCGGTGACCATCGAGTACTCGCTGTCCTACGGCAACGGCACGCTCAGCGACGGCTCCCAGGCCGGCAACGGCGACCGCAACGGCTACAAACTGGGCGGCGACGACATCGCGGTCAACCACGTGGTGCAGCACAGCGTCGCCTACGGCAACGGCCATCACGGGTTCACCTACAACAGCAACCCCGGCTCGATGACCATCACGAGCAACGTCTCCGTCGCCAACACCGAGCGCAACTTCAACTTCGAGACCGGCACCTCGGTCTTCCGCGGCAACACCTCGTGCAACAGCGGCGGCAACGACCGGTACGCCGGTGACGCCGACGGCTCCAACCAGTTCTGGTCCGGCACCAACGGCTCCCGCTGCTCCACCTACGCGGGCGCCCTGGGCTGGTCCTTCGCCTCCAACGGCAGCCTGGTCGTGACCTTCGGCGGCAAGCAGGTCACGCTGTAG
- a CDS encoding antibiotic biosynthesis monooxygenase family protein has protein sequence MSIVKINVLTVPEEQRETLEKRFASRAGTVENSDGFEWFELLRPVEGTDTYLVYTRWRGEEDFQKWMSGMAQASHGGGGEQGRPRPAASGSTLWTFEVVQQAAPKQ, from the coding sequence ATGAGCATCGTCAAGATCAACGTACTCACGGTCCCCGAGGAGCAGCGCGAGACGCTGGAGAAGCGGTTCGCCTCCCGCGCGGGGACCGTCGAGAACTCCGACGGATTCGAGTGGTTCGAGCTGCTGCGGCCCGTCGAGGGCACCGACACCTACCTCGTCTACACGCGCTGGCGTGGCGAGGAGGACTTCCAGAAGTGGATGTCCGGGATGGCGCAGGCCTCGCACGGGGGCGGCGGCGAGCAGGGCCGCCCCAGGCCCGCCGCCTCCGGCTCGACGCTGTGGACCTTCGAGGTCGTCCAGCAGGCGGCGCCCAAGCAGTGA
- a CDS encoding CU044_5270 family protein encodes MSEAEELLSTPAEWDLPPERHRHFKDVLMQQIDHDTAVTPRRSRFLRPAVLVPLASAALAGALLVTLSVDGRGPATGPAPSATTAGASVTLNRIATAAMASDTVRVRDYQFVYVRTLVRENMGDFSGPVRLGALHTEERWTSQEPGPLRVTGWIKASGKDAIMPDQMLPIESPDPRPAGVDHPTYRWLASLPTDPDALLARLRKEARPAEGESRDQAVFSLIGDLIGGTIMPPANAAAFYKAAAKLPGVREIPDAVDAAGRHGIAITLDDTGFATRDEWIFDKETLALLGSRFYVTDPDRGITTETLFGTTAVMQTAVVGGKGEVPARAAAR; translated from the coding sequence ATGAGCGAGGCCGAGGAGCTGTTGTCGACCCCGGCGGAGTGGGACCTCCCGCCGGAGCGCCACCGTCACTTCAAGGACGTACTGATGCAGCAGATCGATCACGACACAGCGGTCACGCCTCGGCGGAGCCGGTTCCTGCGGCCCGCCGTACTGGTGCCGCTGGCCTCCGCGGCCCTGGCCGGCGCCCTGCTCGTGACCCTCTCCGTGGACGGCCGTGGCCCGGCGACCGGGCCCGCCCCCTCCGCGACCACGGCCGGCGCCTCCGTCACCCTCAACCGGATCGCCACGGCCGCCATGGCCAGCGACACGGTCCGGGTGCGGGACTACCAGTTCGTGTACGTCAGGACGCTGGTGCGCGAGAACATGGGCGACTTCAGCGGCCCCGTGCGGCTCGGCGCCCTGCACACCGAGGAGCGGTGGACCTCCCAGGAGCCCGGCCCGCTCCGGGTCACCGGGTGGATCAAGGCCAGCGGCAAGGACGCGATCATGCCGGACCAGATGCTCCCCATCGAGTCCCCCGATCCCCGTCCGGCGGGTGTCGACCACCCCACCTACCGCTGGCTGGCCTCGCTGCCCACCGACCCCGACGCCCTGCTCGCCAGGCTCCGCAAGGAGGCCAGGCCGGCCGAGGGCGAGTCACGGGACCAGGCGGTGTTCTCCCTGATCGGCGATCTGATCGGCGGCACCATCATGCCGCCCGCGAACGCCGCGGCCTTCTACAAGGCGGCCGCGAAACTGCCCGGTGTGCGGGAGATCCCCGACGCCGTCGACGCGGCCGGCCGGCACGGGATCGCCATCACCCTCGACGACACCGGCTTCGCCACCCGCGACGAGTGGATCTTCGACAAGGAGACCCTCGCCCTGCTCGGCTCCCGCTTCTACGTCACCGACCCGGACCGGGGCATCACGACCGAGACCCTGTTCGGCACCACCGCCGTGATGCAGACGGCCGTCGTCGGCGGGAAGGGCGAGGTGCCCGCCCGGGCCGCGGCACGCTGA
- a CDS encoding RNA polymerase sigma factor, translated as MRETEVAEPDRARIRAGDRAAFGELYDRYARAVHNHALRLTGNWAEAEEAMSETFLAAWRTRETVEPEGGSLKPWLLGIATHKAYNANRGLRRRLAFLARSPEPRPVEDFAEETAGRIDDARRLAVVHRALGRLGRQDREVLALCVSAGLDYRQAAEALGVPVGTVRSRLSRARARLARLSGEEQGRTGTEPPAVHGEMESEAALAALFLREETR; from the coding sequence GTGAGGGAAACAGAAGTGGCGGAACCGGACCGGGCGCGGATTCGGGCCGGGGACCGGGCGGCGTTCGGGGAGTTGTACGACCGGTACGCGCGGGCGGTCCACAACCACGCCCTGCGGCTGACGGGGAACTGGGCGGAGGCCGAGGAGGCGATGTCCGAGACCTTCCTCGCCGCCTGGCGGACGAGGGAGACGGTGGAGCCGGAGGGCGGCTCGCTCAAGCCCTGGCTGCTCGGCATCGCCACGCACAAGGCGTACAACGCCAACCGGGGTCTGCGGCGCAGGCTCGCCTTCCTGGCCCGCAGCCCCGAGCCGCGCCCGGTCGAGGACTTCGCCGAGGAGACGGCGGGCAGGATCGACGACGCCCGCCGACTGGCCGTCGTGCACCGGGCGTTGGGCCGGCTCGGACGGCAGGACCGTGAGGTGCTCGCGCTGTGCGTGTCCGCCGGGCTCGACTACCGGCAGGCCGCCGAGGCGCTCGGCGTCCCGGTCGGCACGGTGCGCTCCCGGCTGTCCCGCGCCCGGGCCCGGCTCGCGCGACTGAGCGGGGAGGAACAGGGGCGAACCGGGACGGAACCGCCCGCGGTCCACGGAGAGATGGAGAGTGAGGCCGCGCTCGCGGCCCTGTTCCTGCGGGAGGAGACCCGATGA
- a CDS encoding CPBP family intramembrane glutamic endopeptidase yields the protein MSTDTGTENRPAPQAAGGLRGSIRRNPLTWFFTLAFALSWAAWTPYVLSENGLGVWHFAFPGSGGATQLTGVLPGAYLGPIASALLVTGITEGRAGLRTWRARMTKFKVGWRWYLVVLLAVPATLILASAALAGRGPALPPAMVLAAFLPGLLIQMITTGLAEEPGWREFAIPRMQRRYGPLKATLLVGALWGCWHLPLFLTEWGGGPHVAWTVPVEFIAMTITFSCVMTWVFNKSGESMPLVMLLHTGVNNFFSIASSDMFPSLSDGDLAHALLLSTTAAALILLAATRGRLGLPAR from the coding sequence GTGAGCACCGACACCGGCACCGAAAACCGACCCGCTCCGCAGGCGGCCGGCGGCCTGCGCGGCAGCATCCGCCGCAACCCCCTGACCTGGTTCTTCACACTGGCCTTCGCACTGAGCTGGGCCGCCTGGACGCCGTACGTCCTCTCCGAGAACGGCCTCGGCGTCTGGCACTTCGCCTTCCCCGGCTCCGGCGGCGCCACCCAGCTCACGGGCGTCCTGCCCGGCGCCTACCTCGGCCCGATCGCCTCGGCCCTGCTGGTCACCGGGATCACGGAGGGACGCGCGGGGCTGCGGACCTGGCGGGCCAGGATGACCAAGTTCAAGGTCGGTTGGCGCTGGTACCTGGTCGTCCTGCTCGCGGTGCCGGCCACGCTGATCCTCGCCTCGGCCGCGCTGGCCGGCCGCGGTCCCGCACTGCCGCCCGCGATGGTCCTCGCCGCCTTTCTCCCCGGACTGCTCATCCAGATGATCACCACCGGTCTCGCGGAGGAGCCCGGCTGGCGGGAGTTCGCGATACCGCGGATGCAGCGCCGCTACGGCCCTCTGAAGGCGACCCTCCTCGTCGGCGCGCTGTGGGGCTGCTGGCACCTGCCGCTGTTCCTCACGGAGTGGGGCGGCGGGCCGCATGTGGCGTGGACCGTGCCGGTGGAGTTCATCGCGATGACGATCACGTTCAGCTGCGTGATGACCTGGGTGTTCAACAAGTCCGGCGAGAGCATGCCGCTGGTCATGCTGCTGCACACCGGCGTCAACAACTTCTTCTCGATCGCCTCGTCGGACATGTTCCCCTCGCTGTCCGACGGTGACCTCGCCCACGCGCTGCTCCTCAGCACGACGGCGGCGGCGCTGATCCTGCTGGCCGCGACCCGGGGCCGGCTGGGCCTGCCCGCACGGTGA
- a CDS encoding response regulator transcription factor, whose translation MRIVIAEDDPLLREGLALLLRAEGLDVVGTADTAEGALDAIDAHKPDVAILDVRMPPTHTDEGIRAAVEARRRRPELAVLVLSAYVEQSFATELLTGGVGGLGYLLKERVGRVEEFLDALRRVASGGTAIDPEVVAQLFTRSRQDARLERLSPREKDVLALMAEGLGNSAIAEKLFVTDGAVHKHIRSIFAKLDLAPTDHVDRRVAAVLRYLEDARRAR comes from the coding sequence ATGCGGATCGTGATCGCCGAGGACGACCCTCTGCTGCGGGAGGGGCTCGCCCTCCTGCTGCGTGCCGAGGGGCTGGACGTGGTCGGCACCGCCGACACCGCCGAGGGGGCGCTGGACGCCATCGACGCGCACAAGCCCGACGTGGCCATCCTCGACGTACGGATGCCGCCCACGCACACCGACGAGGGGATCCGCGCGGCCGTCGAGGCCCGGCGGCGCAGGCCGGAACTCGCCGTCCTCGTGCTGTCCGCCTACGTCGAGCAGAGCTTCGCGACCGAGCTGCTGACCGGCGGGGTCGGCGGGCTGGGCTATCTGCTCAAGGAACGGGTCGGCCGGGTCGAGGAGTTCCTCGACGCGCTGCGCCGGGTGGCGTCCGGCGGCACCGCCATCGACCCCGAGGTCGTCGCGCAGTTGTTCACGCGGTCCCGTCAGGACGCGCGACTGGAGCGGCTCAGCCCGCGCGAGAAGGACGTACTCGCCCTGATGGCCGAGGGGCTGGGCAACAGCGCCATCGCGGAGAAGCTGTTCGTGACCGACGGGGCCGTGCACAAGCACATCCGGAGCATCTTCGCGAAGCTGGACCTGGCGCCCACGGACCACGTGGACCGGCGGGTGGCGGCGGTGCTGCGCTACCTGGAGGACGCGCGCCGGGCCCGCTGA
- a CDS encoding sensor histidine kinase yields the protein MATADVKRLAVGTATTAAAALGQLVSGLGTAVLAPFVLLWLVLAPGGVRVLHALAGMERVRLARWGPEVIAPAPPPTRLWAALADPTTRRELLWLVRHLALGLPLGLLGFVLPVLAVRDAAFPLYWRLTPKDATATSIGVGVAHSWPDALAVCLLGVGWIAIMLGLTPGMARLQANPGRRLLSAGPDADLSLRVAELTATRAAALDAHATELRRIERSLHDGTQNRIVTVTVLLGAARRMVARDPAGADELLERAQSAAEQALAELRTVSRSILPPVLADRGLAGALTGLAAESAVPCTVDVEVPRRCAASVEATAYFVVAEALTNIAKHSGASRATITVRAPGSRLLLRITDDGRGGADEHAGSGLTGIRHRIAAHDGTLHLTSPPGGPTVLEADLPCGV from the coding sequence ATGGCCACCGCCGACGTCAAGCGCCTTGCCGTGGGGACCGCCACGACCGCGGCCGCCGCGCTCGGCCAGCTGGTCTCCGGACTCGGTACGGCCGTCCTGGCGCCGTTCGTGCTGCTGTGGCTGGTGCTGGCGCCCGGCGGGGTACGCGTGCTGCACGCCCTGGCCGGCATGGAACGCGTCCGGCTCGCGCGGTGGGGCCCCGAGGTCATTGCCCCCGCGCCCCCGCCGACGCGGCTGTGGGCCGCCCTCGCCGACCCCACGACCCGGCGTGAACTGCTGTGGCTGGTCCGGCATCTGGCCCTGGGCCTGCCGCTGGGGCTGCTGGGCTTCGTCCTGCCGGTGCTCGCCGTACGGGACGCCGCGTTTCCGCTGTACTGGCGGCTCACCCCGAAGGACGCGACCGCCACGTCCATCGGGGTCGGCGTCGCGCACTCCTGGCCGGACGCCCTGGCCGTGTGCCTGCTCGGCGTGGGCTGGATCGCCATCATGCTGGGGCTCACGCCCGGCATGGCACGGCTCCAGGCGAACCCGGGGCGCCGGCTCCTGTCGGCCGGTCCGGACGCGGATCTCTCCCTGCGCGTCGCCGAGCTGACCGCCACCCGCGCCGCCGCGCTGGACGCCCACGCCACCGAACTGCGGCGCATCGAGCGCTCGTTGCACGACGGCACCCAGAACCGGATCGTCACGGTGACCGTGCTGCTCGGGGCCGCCCGCCGCATGGTCGCCCGCGATCCGGCCGGGGCCGACGAACTCCTGGAACGGGCCCAGTCCGCGGCCGAACAGGCGCTGGCCGAGCTGCGGACCGTCTCCCGCAGCATCCTGCCGCCGGTGCTCGCGGACCGGGGGCTGGCCGGGGCGCTCACCGGGCTCGCGGCGGAGAGCGCGGTGCCCTGCACGGTCGATGTCGAGGTGCCGCGGCGGTGTGCGGCCTCCGTCGAGGCGACCGCCTACTTCGTCGTGGCCGAGGCACTGACCAACATCGCCAAGCACAGCGGGGCGTCCCGGGCCACGATCACGGTCCGCGCCCCCGGCTCACGGCTCCTGCTGCGGATCACGGACGACGGCCGGGGCGGCGCCGACGAGCACGCCGGCTCCGGCCTCACCGGCATCCGCCACCGCATCGCCGCCCACGACGGCACCCTCCACCTGACGAGCCCACCGGGCGGCCCGACGGTACTGGAGGCGGATCTGCCGTGCGGTGTGTGA